In Luteitalea sp. TBR-22, one genomic interval encodes:
- a CDS encoding VanZ family protein, whose amino-acid sequence MTPDRRRRLIGWVPAIAWLSMIFVLSSQPSLPSPPSVSDKEAHAFTFGVLAVLLLMGLTAWRWRTVTRSALLAAFLLAVAYGVSDEVHQRFVPGRTPDVADVVADAVGAALAMGAAGAWAILLDRRRTAARP is encoded by the coding sequence GTGACCCCCGACCGTCGTCGCCGGTTGATCGGCTGGGTGCCGGCCATCGCCTGGCTGTCGATGATCTTCGTGCTGTCGTCGCAGCCGTCGCTGCCGAGCCCCCCGTCGGTCAGCGACAAGGAAGCGCATGCCTTCACGTTCGGCGTGCTGGCCGTGCTGTTGCTGATGGGCCTGACGGCGTGGCGGTGGCGCACGGTGACCCGCTCGGCGCTGCTGGCCGCCTTCCTGCTGGCCGTCGCGTACGGCGTCAGCGACGAAGTCCACCAGCGTTTCGTGCCCGGGCGGACCCCCGACGTCGCCGATGTCGTGGCCGATGCGGTCGGCGCCGCACTGGCGATGGGGGCTGCGGGAGCGTGGGCTATACTCCTCGACAGGCGGCGCACCGCCGCCCGTCCCTGA
- a CDS encoding DUF6677 family protein: MPPLVLCAIGWLVPGAAHVWLGRRDKGVVFLLAIVLLFAAGLWLEGRIFPVTFQEPLVGLAALANLGVGIPYFLAWAAGLGTGNVVAVSYEYANTYLIVAGLLNALVVLDAYDIAIGRKP, from the coding sequence GTGCCGCCGCTCGTCCTGTGTGCCATCGGATGGCTCGTGCCCGGAGCTGCGCACGTGTGGCTCGGCCGGCGTGACAAGGGCGTCGTGTTCCTCCTGGCCATCGTCCTGTTGTTCGCGGCCGGGCTCTGGCTGGAGGGGCGGATTTTCCCGGTGACCTTCCAGGAACCGCTGGTCGGCCTCGCCGCCCTGGCCAACCTCGGGGTCGGCATCCCGTATTTCCTGGCCTGGGCCGCCGGGCTCGGGACAGGCAACGTCGTGGCCGTCAGCTACGAGTACGCCAACACCTACCTGATCGTGGCCGGGTTGCTGAACGCGCTGGTGGTGCTCGACGCGTACGACATCGCGATCGGCCGCAAGCCGTGA